A genomic segment from Saccharomyces eubayanus strain FM1318 chromosome IX, whole genome shotgun sequence encodes:
- the CKA1 gene encoding casein kinase 2 catalytic subunit CKA1 codes for MKCRVLSEARVYTNINKQRTEEYWDYENTTIDWSTNTKSYEIENKVGRGKYSEVFQGIKLDSKVKIVIKMLKPVKKKKIKREIKILTDLSNEKLPPTTLPFQKEQYYTNQKEDVVKFTRPYIFDLPHTGHANIIHLFDVIKDPISRTPALVFEYVDNVDFRILYPKLTDLEIRFYMFELLKALDYCHSMGIMHRDVKPHNVMIDHKNKKLRLIDWGLAEFYHVNMEYNVRVASRFFKGPELLVDYRMYDYSLDLWSFGTMLASMIFKREPFFHGTSNTDQLIKIVKVLGTTDFEKYLLKYEITLPREFYDMDQYIRKPWHRFINDSNKHLSNNDEIIDLIDNLLKYDHQERLTAKEAMGHPWFAPIREQIAK; via the coding sequence ATGAAATGCAGGGTATTGTCAGAAGCTCGTGTTTATACGAATATCAATAAGCAAAGAACCGAGGAATATTGGGATTATGAAAATACTACAATCGATTGGTCCACGAATACGAAGAGCTACGAGATTGAGAATAAAGTGGGGCGTGGGAAATATTCTGAAGTTTTCCAAGGTATTAAGTTGGACTCAAAAGTTAAAATTGTCATTAAAATGTTGAAGCCCgttaaaaagaaaaaaattaagagaGAAATTAAGATCTTAACAGATTTGTCTAACGAAAAACTACCTCCGACGACTTTACCAttccaaaaagaacaatactACACAAATCAAAAGGAAGATGTTGTAAAATTCACTAGACCctatatttttgatttgcCTCACACCGGTCATGCAAATATAATCCATTTATTTGATGTAATAAAGGACCCGATTTCTAGAACGCCAGCTTTGGTCTTTGAATACGTCGATAACGTGGACTTTCGTATTCTTTACCCTAAATTAACCGATTTGGAGATTAGGTTTTATATGTTTGAACTATTAAAGGCTTTAGATTACTGCCATTCGATGGGAATAATGCATAGGGATGTTAAGCCTCATAACGTGATGATTGAtcataaaaacaaaaagttACGATTGATCGATTGGGGGTTGGCCGAATTTTATCATGTTAATATGGAATATAATGTCCGTGTTGCATCGAGATTCTTCAAGGGTCCAGAACTACTAGTAGATTATAGAATGTATGATTACTCTTTAGATCTATGGTCATTTGGAACAATGCTAGCTTCCATGATATTTAAAAGAGAACCATTTTTCCATGGAACTAGTAATACAGATCAACTTATCAAAATTGTCAAAGTGCTTGGTACAACGGATTTTGAGAAGTACTTGTTGAAGTATGAAATCACTTTACCAAGAGAATTTTACGATATGGACCAATACATCAGAAAGCCTTGGCATAGATTTATTAATGATAGTAACAAACATTTAAGCAATAACGATGAAATAATTGATCTAATTGATAATCTGTTGAAATACGACCACCAAGAAAGACTAACTGCTAAAGAAGCAATGGGTCACCCATGGTTTGCCCCAATCAGAGAACAAATTGCAAAATAA
- the CST6 gene encoding Cst6p, with product MFTGQDYHSVNSTSAKKNDSNKRSRDDTSKIMNNKIPHKNASAVAATTANPVTARPLDPSDMNYSTNMAGMVDPMHHYTAADISGGASVRNSLPPQYANMAVGNASLHNQEINASASPNYHQAAYLRQQQEEQQPMKTEDESQLYGDILMSSGVVHDVNQDLATHTNINQLPSGPKSVPNDVTTVPGNSATAAAAAAAAATAAANTANTSALNKQLYFMNMNLNNNPHALNDPSILETLSPFFQPFGVDVAHLPMTNPPIFQSSLPGCDEPVRRRRISISNGQISQLGEDIETLENLHNTQPPPMPNFHNYQNGANKNKNVPHRQTFNQIAPVDIPLYGAKKNTNPLSGTSLADQNADYTKDXRQHFAGSLSKNITSESASDLEGMTTFAPTTDSGNSTNKNMSKSLLKESHSNPSFSSRSQASHMDLANNAQEEPTPGTTAWKRARLLERNRIAASKCRQRKKVAQLQLQREFDDIKDENKILQKKLNYYEKLISKFKKFSKIHLREHEKLTKNSDDNGSTNSGIKSESTTVDSLKIIEELLMIDSDVTEVDKETGKIITIKHEPYSQRFDSYVDEDDMDLVGDKLTGSRNNSENQSLVDSDKDVKASNLKEHDVV from the coding sequence ATGTTTACTGGTCAGGATTATCACTCCGTAAATTCTACCtctgccaaaaaaaatgacagtAACAAGCGTAGTCGCGACGACACATCAAAAATCATGAACAATAAAATACCGCATAAAAATGCTTCTGCCGTTGCTGCTACCACTGCGAACCCTGTTACAGCTAGGCCTTTGGACCCCAGTGACATGAATTACAGTACCAATATGGCCGGTATGGTTGATCCAATGCACCATTATACTGCAGCCGACATTTCCGGTGGCGCTTCCGTTAGAAATTCTTTACCGCCCCAATATGCTAACATGGCAGTTGGAAACGCTAGTTTGCATAACCAAGAAATTAATGCTAGTGCTAGCCCAAACTACCACCAAGCTGCATATCTTcgacaacaacaagaagaacaacaacCCATGAAGACTGAAGACGAGTCTCAACTTTACGGTGATATCCTAATGAGCTCTGGCGTTGTACATGATGTCAATCAGGATTTAGCCACTCATACAAACATAAACCAGCTGCCTTCTGGGCCCAAATCTGTCCCAAACGATGTCACCACTGTTCCAGGTAATAGCGCAACCGCTGCAGCTGCTGCAGCTGCTGCCGCTACAGCTGCTGCCAACACCGCTAACACAAGTGCTTTAAATAAACAATTGTATTTTATGAATATGAATTTAAACAACAATCCACATGCCTTAAACGATCCGTCCATCCTGGAAACTTTATCACCATTCTTTCAACCTTTTGGTGTGGACGTGGCACACTTGCCGATGACAAACCcaccaatttttcaaagttctCTGCCTGGATGCGACGAACCtgttagaagaagaagaatttcgATTTCTAACGGTCAAATTAGTCAATTGGGTGAGGATATTGAGACGTTAGAAAACCTACATAATACCCAGCCACCTCCTATGCCGAACTTTCACAATTATCAGAATGGtgcaaataaaaataaaaatgtaCCGCATAGACAGACCTTCAACCAAATAGCGCCAGTCGATATTCCGTTGTATGgcgcaaaaaaaaataccaatCCCTTGAGTGGCACTAGTTTGGCAGACCAAAATGCAGACTATACGAAAGATYAGCGTCAGCATTTTGCTGGCTCGctatcaaaaaatattacATCGGAGAGCGCAAGCGATCTTGAGGGCATGACGACATTTGCGCCAACTACCGACAGCGGTAACTCAACGAATAAGAACATGAGCAAATCTTTACTCAAAGAATCTCACTCCAATCCCAGTTTCTCCTCAAGATCACAAGCATCTCACATGGATTTAGCAAATAATGCTCAAGAGGAGCCAACCCCTGGTACTACGGCATGGAAAAGAGCGAGGCTGTTagaaagaaacagaatTGCAGCTTCGAAGTGTaggcaaagaaaaaaggttGCTCAGCTGCAGTTGCAAAGGGAATTTGATGACATTAAGGACGAGAATaaaattttgcaaaaaaaactaaattATTATGAGAAGTTGATTTCTAAATTTAAGAAATTTTCTAAAATTCATCTACGTGAACACGAAAAATTAACCAAAAATTCGGACGATAATGGTAGTACAAACAGTGGTATCAAGAGCGAAAGCACGACTGTGGACTCATTAAAAATTATTGAGGAATTGCTGATGATCGATTCAGACGTAACAGAAGTGGATAAAGAAACCGGTAAAATCATTACAATCAAACATGAACCGTATTCTCAACGTTTCGATAGTTATgtcgatgaagatgatatgGATCTTGTTGGTGATAAACTCACAGGAAGTAGAAATAATTCAGAAAATCAATCATTAGTGGATTCTGATAAGGATGTGAAAGCATCTAACCTCAAAGAACACGACGTTGTTTGA
- the CAP2 gene encoding F-actin-capping protein subunit beta → MSDTQFDAALDILRRLNPTTLQENLKNLIELQPNLAQDLLSSVDVPLSVQKDPTHSHREYLCCDYNRDIDSFRSPWSNTYFPELSPEDLQDSPFPSAPLREMEILANDSFDVYRDLYYEGGISSVYLWDLNEDDFDGHDFAGVVLFKKNQSDHSNWDSIHVFEVTASPSTPGSFDYRVTTTIILHLDKPKNDQDSHMMLSGNLTRQTEKDIAVDMSRPLDVISTSHVANLGSLIEDIESQMRNLLETVYFEKTRDIFHQTKNAAIASSAEEANKGAHAEIIKGLQSL, encoded by the coding sequence ATGTCTGACACTCAATTCGATGCTGCTTTGGATATCCTCAGAAGATTGAACCCCACTACACTgcaagaaaatttaaaaaatttgatagaaTTGCAACCGAACTTGGCGCAAGATCTGCTATCTTCAGTAGACGTTCCCCTATCTGTCCAGAAGGACCCCACTCACTCACATCGCGAATATCTCTGCTGTGATTACAACCGTGATATTGACTCGTTCAGATCACCATGGTCGAACACCTATTTCCCAGAATTGTCCCCAGAGGATTTGCAAGACAGTCCCTTTCCTTCCGCGCCTTTGAGAGAGATGGAGATCTTGGCTAATGACTCTTTCGATGTTTACAGAGATCTGTACTACGAAGGGGGTATCTCCAGTGTGTATCTTTGGGATcttaatgaagatgatttcGATGGACACGATTTCGCAGGGGTAGTgcttttcaagaaaaaccaatCCGACCATAGCAATTGGGACAGTATCCATGTTTTCGAAGTCACAGCTTCCCCTTCAACTCCCGGCTCTTTCGATTATAGAGTCACCACTACAATTATCTTACACTTGGACAAACCAAAGAATGACCAGGACTCCCATATGATGTTGTCTGGGAACTTAACAAGACAAACAGAAAAGGACATCGCCGTGGACATGTCCCGTCCACTGGACGTTATCTCCACATCACACGTTGCAAATTTGGGATCCTTGATTGAGGATATCGAGTCTCAAATGAGAAACTTATTGGAAACCGTTTATTTCGAAAAGACAAGAGATATCTTCCACCAAACAAAGAACGCTGCGATTGCATCCTCTGCCGAGGAGGCCAACAAAGGTGCCCATGCAGAGATCATCAAGGGCCTACAGTCTCTATAG
- the BCY1 gene encoding cAMP-dependent protein kinase regulatory subunit BCY1, which yields MVFSLSKESQAELQLFQNEIAAANPSDLLQFSANYFNQRLEQQRAFLKAREPEFRAKNIVLFPETDEPLSRPQSAQSQSRSRSSVMFKSPFVNEDPHSNVFKNGFDMDPHEQDAHQPLKEEQQHGGEKGSTPPLPMHFNAQRRTSVSGETLQPNNFDDWTPDHYKEKSEQQLERLEKSIGNNFLFNKLDSDSKRLVINCLEEKSVRNGSTIIKQGDQGDYFYVVEQGTVDFYVNDNKVNSSGPGSSFGELALMYNSPRAATVVATSDCLLWALDRLTFRKILLGSSFKKRLMYDDLLKTMPVLKSLTTYDRAKLADALDTKIYQPGETIIREGDQGENFYLIEYGAVDVSKDGQGVINKLKDHDYFGEVALLNDLPRQATVTATKRTKVATLGKSGFQRLLGPAVDVLKLNDPTRH from the coding sequence AtggtcttttctttgtccAAGGAATCGCAAGCTGAGTTGCAGCTGTTCCAGAATGAAATCGCCGCCGCCAATCCGTCTGATTTGCTACAGTTCTCCGCCAACTACTTCAACCAGAGGCTAGAGCAACAGAGGGCGTTTCTTAAAGCCAGGGAGCCCGAGTTCCGGGCCAAAAACATTGTTCTGTTCCCCGAGACAGACGAACCCCTGTCCAGGCCCCAGTCAGCGCAGTCGCAGTCCAGGTCCAGATCGAGCGTCATGTTCAAGTCGCCTTTCGTCAACGAGGATCCTCACTCCAACGTGTTCAAGAACGGTTTTGATATGGACCCACACGAGCAGGACGCCCACCAGCCATTAAAGGAAGAGCAACAACATGGCGGCGAAAAGGGCTCCACACCCCCGCTTCCAATGCACTTCAACGCTCAAAGGCGTACCTCCGTCAGCGGTGAGACGCTGCAGCCAAACAATTTCGATGACTGGACTCCGGACCACTACAAGGAGAAGTCTGAGCAGCAGTTGGAAAGACTGGAGAAGTCCATTGGCAACAACTTTCTCTTCAACAAACTCGACTCCGACTCGAAAAGGCTGGTCATTAACTGTCTGGAAGAGAAGTCCGTGCGCAATGGGTCTACCATCATCAAGCAAGGTGACCAGGGTGACTACTTCTACGTGGTGGAGCAGGGCACCGTCGACTTCTACGTCAACGACAACAAGGTCAACTCCTCTGGTCCCGGTTCCAGTTTTGGGGAGCTGGCTCTCATGTACAACAGCCCCCGTGCCGCCACCGTCGTGGCCACTTCCGACTGTCTGTTGTGGGCCCTAGATAGGCTCACCTTTAGGAAGATCCTGTTGGGCAGCTCTTTCAAGAAGAGACTAATGTACGACGATCTGTTGAAGACCATGCCCGTGTTGAAAAGCTTGACTACGTATGACCGTGCCAAGCTCGCTGACGCCCTGGATACCAAGATCTACCAACCAGGCGAAACGATCATCCGCGAGGGCGACCAGGGGGAGAACTTCTACCTGATCGAGTACGGCGCCGTGGACGTCTCCAAGGACGGTCAAGGTGTCATAAATAAGCTGAAGGACCACGACTATTTCGGCGAAGTGGCCTTGCTGAACGATTTGCCCAGACAGGCCACCGTGACCGCTACAAAGAGAACCAAAGTCGCCACTTTGGGTAAAAGTGGTTTCCAAAGACTATTAGGTCCTGCGGTAGACGTATTGAAGCTCAATGACCCCACAAGACACtga
- the ULP2 gene encoding SUMO protease ULP2 translates to MSARKRKFNSLKPLDTLNSPRARSPRPSASLPPKRYNTFRKDPKIVDHLNNASTKDFLPILHTSTENRRQVELSDNDEGNSGPSDREFEPLESSPLKRHSALKSTSNGLLFQMSNSINDAAAAAATTTATTTILSESDSIVSTKLNLNGQFSCIDSNTFQIYRHKSPCIMTFISDHNHPRFSLYFQQLLIKNSQINLLEDTKLIILDQKNSLMAVILKDSKKINMTLNVNNSSVNINTRVLIWSNTSSNSNKRIKSIKRFLLASYASTINVQILDNKEQILERLNGLAHSTSSSPPPSPPSSNMERAINSTKSAFDSLRLKKPKFSNNDDDHPQTHTRFLSNKPHGLQSLTKRARVTNVASKDHSISIPKSNISPLDFYNSGSANTLQSHTVSQLRRSNRIKDVLQSDSNSNSNTEIDDTIAEFETPEPFKPNLCYKFNDGSSYTITNQDFKCLFNNDWINDSILDFFTKLYIESSIENSIIKREQVYLMSSFFYTKLISNPADYYSNVKKWVNNTDLFSKKYVVIPINISCHWFSCIVTNLDAILDFHQNKDKNEAINSDEISINNPLVNILTFDSLRQTHSREIDPIKEFLISYAFDKYSIQLDKTQIKMKTCPVPQQPNMSDCGVHVILNIKKFFENPMETIDIWKNSKIKSKHFTAKLINKYFNKSERGNARKDLRHTLKLLQLNYIGYLKRENLYDETMKNEEKKSSNTDNDDDDDEEIQIIENINQQSSKENNAQLTSEAPSPEATQSPPPGVNNPTTKTEATNLTRSENVVDQEMEPQSTGEIISDGEGSVPAARETPSVSPIIRHNILQSSSPSMPESASKAEQEEFTSPYFGRPSLKTRAKQFEGISSPIRTGQAQSSIHDVTIPSPRPKRIYPSKKTPTLSPYIQTLSADSADRPSEIYNANIIISDTEQDLETGLNFQNNDTSGITNKDDSDVNLIVGLLPTTSEKIADNSNQDSNGNNDSLGKILQNVDKELNERLVDIDDMAYNKPTGDLSRASKRRKEPSPQLLLDYENDSSNEEVMVHISERNDNDSNNRSPNSVQDERGETHILLEDDA, encoded by the coding sequence atgtctGCCAGAAAACGCAAGTTTAACAGTCTCAAACCGCTAGACACTTTGAATAGCCCTCGCGCTCGATCTCCAAGGCCCTCTGCTTCTTTGCCCCCCAAGCGGTACAACACTTTCCGTAAAGACCCCAAGATAGTCGATCATCTTAATAATGCCTCCACCAAGGATTTCTTACCCATTCTACACACCAGCACTGAAAACAGGAGGCAGGTCGAACTGTCCGACAACGACGAAGGCAACAGTGGGCCTTCAGACCGGGAGTTCGAGCCTTTGGAAAGCTCTCCCTTGAAAAGGCACTCGGCGCTCAAAAGCACTTCGAATGGTCTTTTATTTCAGATGTCAAATAGTATTAATGACGCCGccgcagcagcagcaacaacaacagcaacaacaacaatccTTTCTGAAAGTGACTCCATTGTTTCTACAAAACTAAACCTAAACGGCCAGTTTTCTTGTATTGATTCGAATACATTTCAAATCTACCGGCATAAATCTCCATGCATAATGACTTTCATTTCGGATCATAACCATCCcagattttctttatatttcCAACAATTGCTCATCAAGAACTCACAGATCAACCTTCTTGAAGATACGAAGTTGATCATTCTAGATCAAAAAAACTCTTTAATGGCTGTGATTCTAAaggattcaaaaaaaattaatatgACATTGAATGTAAATAATTCTTCAGTCAATATCAACACGAGAGTCTTGATATGGTCCAACACTAGCTCCAATTCgaataaaagaataaaatcCATTAAGAGGTTTTTGTTAGCGTCTTATGCCTCGACAATAAACGTTCAAATCTTAGATAATAAAGAACAGATTCTAGAACGGCTAAATGGTTTAGCGCACTCGACCTCTTCATCTCCACCGCCTTCTCCGCCTTCATCAAACATGGAAAGGGCAATCAATTCCACCAAAAGTGCATTCGATTCGCTAAGGCTCAAAAAACCCAAATTCTCGaacaatgatgatgaccATCCGCAGACTCACACGCGTTTCTTATCGAACAAACCCCATGGTTTACAATCCCTAACAAAACGGGCGCGTGTCACGAATGTTGCTAGCAAAGATCATTCCATATCTATACCAAAATCGAATATTTCGCCCCTAGATTTTTACAACAGTGGTTCAGCGAATACGTTGCAATCACATACGGTTTCTCAATTAAGACGATCTAATAGAATTAAAGATGTTTTGCAGTCGGACTCAAATTCAAACTCAAACACAGAAATCGACGATACTATTGCAGAATTTGAAACTCCAGAGCCATTTAAGCCTAATCTCTGCTATAAGTTCAATGATGGTTCAAGTTACACTATAACAAACCAAGATTTCAAGTGTCTTTTCAACAATGACTGGATCAATGATAGTATCTTGGATTTCTTCACTAAACTTTACATTGAATCGTCCATAGAAAATTCAATCATCAAGCGAGAACAAGTTTATTTaatgtcttcttttttttacacgAAACTAATAAGTAATCCAGCAGATTATTATTCCAACGTGAAAAAATGGGTTAATAATACCGATCTGTTTTCtaaaaaatatgttgtcattccAATTAATATAAGTTGTCATTGGTTCAGTTGCATTGTGACTAATTTGGACGCGATCTTAGATTTCCatcaaaataaagataaaaacGAAGCCATCAATTCGGACGAAATTTCGATCAATAACCCACTGGTTAATATCCTGACTTTCGATTCTTTAAGACAAACCCATTCAAGAGAAATTGATCCAATAAAGGAATTTCTTATATCATATGCATTTGATAAATACTCAATTCAATTAGATAAAACTCAAATCAAGATGAAAACCTGCCCAGTCCCACAACAACCTAATATGAGTGATTGTGGTGTGCATgttattttgaatatcaaaaaatttttcgagAACCCCATGGAAACAATTGACATctggaaaaattcaaagattaAAAGCAAACATTTCACCGCAAAACTAATCAACAAATACTTTAATAAAAGTGAAAGAGGTAATGCAAGGAAAGACTTGAGACATACTCTAAAGCTGTTGCAATTGAACTACATAGGATATTTGAAACGTGAGAACCTGTATGATGAAACTATGAAAAATGAGGAGAAAAAATCCTCTAATACcgataatgatgacgatgacgatgaagaaattcaaattattgAGAATATAAATCAGCAATCCAGTAAGGAAAATAACGCTCAGTTAACATCAGAAGCTCCCAGTCCCGAGGCTACCCAATCACCGCCACCGGGTGTAAACAATCCCACCACTAAAACGGAAGCGACGAATCTGACAAGATCGGAAAATGTAGTTGACCAGGAAATGGAACCGCAATCAACAGGCGAAATAATATCCGATGGGGAAGGCTCTGTGCCCGCTGCTAGGGAAACCCCATCGGTTTCTCCTATCATCCGCCATAATATTCTACAAAGTTCGTCACCTTCGATGCCTGAAAGTGCAAGTAAAGCGGAACAAGAAGAGTTTACATCACCCTACTTTGGAAGGCCTTCTTTAAAGACAAGAGCAAAGCAGTTTGAAGGGATTTCGTCACCAATAAGGACCGGTCAAGCTCAGTCATCCATCCACGATGTAACTATACCATCGCCTCGACCAAAAAGGATTTACCCAAGCAAAAAAACCCCAACATTGTCACCGTATATTCAAACCCTCTCCGCAGATTCTGCGGATCGTCCTTCTGAAATTTACAATGCCAATATTATTATCTCAGATACAGAACAAGATTTGGAAACTGGACTAAATTTCCAGAACAATGATACTAGTGGTATTACTAATAAGGATGACTCAGACGTGAATCTGATTGTCGGTTTGTTGCCAACTACTTCAGAGAAAATTGCCGATAATAGCAATCAAGATAGTAATGGTAATAACGACAGTCTTGGAAAAATATTGCAGAACGTTGATAAAGAACTAAACGAAAGATTGGTTGACATTGATGACATGGCATATAATAAACCCACCGGGGATCTTTCAAGAGCTAGCAAAAGGAGAAAGGAACCAAGTCCACAACTTCTTCTGGATTATGAAAATGACAGTAGTAACGAGGAAGTGATGGTGCACATAAGCGAGCGAAATGATAATGACAGCAATAATCGATCCCCGAATAGTGTTCAGGATGAAAGAGGAGAGACCCATATACTCTTAGAAGACGACGCT